In a genomic window of Bradyrhizobium ontarionense:
- the ureG gene encoding urease accessory protein UreG, translating to MSRLALTGYAPDHPMTAARVGIGGPVGSGKTALVERLIPALQARGIDIAIITNDLVTAEDAERVRRSGLIDPARVSAVEAGACPHTVIREDPTLNIEAADELERRFPGVELILLESGGDNLASTFSRDLTDFWMFVIDVAGGDDIPRKRGPGVIRADLLVINKVDLAVHVGVDLDRMQREAMDVRGGRPVLLTNCRRGEGIDAIVDLLEREVLFRT from the coding sequence ATGAGCCGTCTCGCTCTCACGGGTTATGCGCCTGACCACCCGATGACCGCCGCGCGCGTCGGCATCGGCGGTCCCGTTGGCTCCGGCAAGACCGCGCTGGTCGAGCGCTTGATCCCGGCGCTTCAGGCGCGCGGCATCGACATCGCCATCATCACCAACGATCTCGTCACCGCCGAAGATGCCGAGCGCGTCCGCCGCTCCGGCTTGATTGATCCTGCGCGCGTCTCGGCGGTCGAGGCCGGCGCCTGCCCGCACACGGTCATCCGCGAGGATCCGACGCTCAACATCGAGGCCGCCGACGAATTGGAGCGGCGCTTTCCCGGCGTCGAGCTGATCCTGTTGGAGAGCGGCGGCGACAATCTCGCCTCGACCTTCTCGCGCGACCTCACCGACTTCTGGATGTTCGTGATCGACGTCGCCGGCGGCGACGACATCCCGCGCAAGCGTGGTCCTGGCGTGATCCGCGCCGATCTGCTCGTCATCAACAAGGTCGATCTCGCTGTTCATGTCGGCGTCGATCTCGATCGCATGCAGCGCGAGGCCATGGACGTGCGCGGCGGGCGGCCGGTGCTGCTGACGAATTGCCGGCGCGGCGAGGGGATCGATGCGATCGTCGACCTGCTCGAGCGGGAGGTGCTGTTCCGCACGTGA
- a CDS encoding urease accessory protein UreF, which yields MFDRAEALALLQLGDSAFPAGGFAFSWGTEGLAADGMVSDRDDLDCVIADHLAQRWASMDRILLRRAWRASDVAAITAVDRLAEATTPSAEMREGSRRAGRALLGVWVKLAGPLSVSYRACVSADARLGHLAVVQAIAGRDAGLGLDAAELVSGWTLITGLVSAAVRLGLIGHIDSQRSLARARALLADLLTETPNDDAMPSSFTPFIDIAVSRGPLRHVRMFTT from the coding sequence ATGTTTGATCGGGCCGAGGCGCTCGCGCTGCTGCAGCTCGGTGACAGCGCCTTTCCGGCCGGCGGTTTTGCATTCTCCTGGGGCACCGAAGGCCTCGCCGCCGACGGCATGGTGTCCGATCGCGATGATCTCGACTGCGTCATCGCCGATCACCTCGCGCAGCGCTGGGCCTCCATGGACCGCATTCTGCTCCGGCGCGCCTGGCGCGCGAGCGACGTCGCCGCGATCACGGCGGTTGATCGCCTGGCGGAGGCCACGACGCCATCGGCCGAAATGCGCGAGGGATCGCGGCGCGCGGGCAGGGCGCTGCTCGGCGTCTGGGTCAAGCTCGCCGGTCCCTTGTCGGTTTCCTATCGCGCCTGCGTTTCGGCGGACGCCCGGCTCGGCCATCTCGCCGTCGTGCAGGCCATCGCTGGCCGCGATGCCGGCCTCGGTCTCGATGCGGCCGAACTTGTCTCCGGCTGGACGCTCATCACGGGCCTCGTCAGCGCCGCCGTGCGGCTTGGCCTGATCGGCCATATCGATTCCCAGCGCAGCCTCGCGCGCGCCCGCGCGCTGCTCGCTGATCTGCTCACCGAGACGCCCAACGACGACGCGATGCCGTCGAGCTTCACGCCCTTCATCGACATCGCCGTGTCGCGCGGTCCGCTGCGGCACGTGCGCATGTTCACGACCTGA
- the bla gene encoding class A beta-lactamase, translating to MTMYTRRQLFPVALAPLLGLSSATTPANAADLQADIAEIEAYSGARLGVALLDTASGSLSGHRLDERFAMCSTFKALLAAAVLAKVDVGTEQLARRIPITQADILAYAPVTKIYVGTSGLSVAELCEAAVTVSDNTAANLLLATLGGPAGLTRAIRAFGDAISRLDRTEPDLNEAKPGDVRDTTTPAAMAQTLATLTTGHALSAASRDLLTGWMIGCQTGGARLRAGLPKEWRIGDKTGTGAHGSSNDVAVIWPAGRAPVIVSSYLTESTASDDKRNAVHAAVGRAVATALGA from the coding sequence ATGACGATGTACACACGGCGGCAATTGTTTCCGGTGGCGCTGGCGCCATTGTTGGGGTTGAGCTCAGCCACCACCCCGGCAAATGCCGCCGATCTGCAGGCCGACATCGCTGAGATCGAGGCGTATAGCGGCGCGCGGCTCGGCGTTGCGCTGCTGGACACCGCGAGCGGCAGCCTCAGCGGTCACAGGCTCGACGAGCGGTTTGCGATGTGCAGCACGTTCAAGGCGCTGCTCGCGGCGGCCGTGCTCGCAAAGGTCGACGTCGGCACCGAACAGCTGGCGCGGCGCATTCCGATCACGCAGGCGGACATCCTGGCCTACGCGCCGGTCACCAAGATCTATGTCGGGACATCGGGCCTGTCGGTCGCCGAACTGTGCGAGGCGGCCGTGACCGTCAGCGACAACACGGCGGCGAACCTGCTGCTGGCGACGCTCGGCGGTCCCGCCGGCCTCACCCGCGCGATCCGCGCCTTCGGCGATGCCATCAGCCGGCTCGATCGCACCGAGCCCGACCTCAACGAAGCCAAGCCGGGCGACGTCAGGGACACGACGACGCCGGCAGCGATGGCGCAGACCCTGGCGACGCTGACGACGGGCCATGCGCTGTCAGCCGCGTCGCGCGATCTGCTGACGGGCTGGATGATCGGCTGCCAGACCGGCGGTGCCAGGCTGCGTGCCGGCCTGCCCAAGGAATGGCGCATCGGCGACAAGACCGGCACGGGCGCGCACGGCAGCAGCAACGACGTCGCGGTGATCTGGCCCGCGGGGCGCGCGCCGGTGATCGTGAGCAGCTATCTGACCGAGAGCACGGCAAGCGACGACAAGCGCAACGCCGTTCACGCGGCGGTCGGCCGCGCCGTGGCAACCGCGCTCGGGGCTTGA
- a CDS encoding urease accessory protein UreD yields MSDLVPDRLRLDLAFVRRGGRTVIDRRLFAWPFVLTRSFHTDAERPDRLSVILQTGSGAVHGEDRLTQRFTLGPGVAVSVTTQGATSVHRAEEGMRAVERVQLHVAAGASLDYRPEPRILFPDAALCQVLELDCAHDASALATDAFTMHDPDGRGRLFREFDSTLIVRRPGEDPFLIDRMHLSRPDAALFKGHRAFGSALLVLPPGHDPGGVSRRLGGALARIDGLYAAASLLPAGAGIGVRLAAREMRRLRAGFDQVAAVYREIEIRARGIAVTGAQAPSAVATARPTAA; encoded by the coding sequence GTGAGCGATCTCGTCCCAGATCGGCTGCGGCTCGATCTCGCCTTCGTCCGGCGCGGCGGCCGCACCGTCATCGACCGCCGGCTGTTTGCCTGGCCGTTCGTGCTGACGCGCAGCTTCCACACGGATGCAGAGCGGCCGGATCGCCTCAGCGTCATCCTGCAGACCGGCAGCGGCGCCGTGCATGGCGAGGACCGGCTGACGCAGCGCTTCACGCTCGGTCCCGGTGTCGCGGTCTCGGTCACGACACAGGGGGCGACCTCGGTGCATCGCGCCGAGGAGGGCATGCGCGCCGTGGAGCGGGTGCAGTTGCACGTCGCGGCCGGCGCGTCGCTCGACTACCGGCCCGAGCCGCGCATCCTGTTTCCGGATGCGGCCTTGTGCCAGGTGCTCGAACTGGACTGCGCGCACGATGCTTCGGCGCTCGCCACCGATGCCTTCACGATGCACGATCCGGACGGGCGAGGGCGCCTGTTCCGTGAGTTCGACTCCACGCTGATCGTCCGCCGGCCGGGGGAAGATCCGTTCCTGATCGACCGCATGCATCTTAGCCGTCCGGACGCCGCGCTGTTCAAGGGCCACCGCGCCTTCGGCTCGGCGCTCCTGGTGCTGCCACCGGGGCATGATCCCGGCGGGGTGAGCCGGCGCCTCGGCGGCGCGCTCGCGCGCATCGATGGCCTGTACGCTGCGGCGAGCCTGTTGCCGGCCGGCGCGGGCATCGGCGTGCGGCTGGCGGCCCGGGAGATGCGGCGGCTGCGCGCCGGCTTCGATCAGGTCGCGGCTGTCTATCGCGAGATCGAGATCCGCGCACGTGGGATTGCGGTGACCGGTGCTCAAGCCCCGAGCGCGGTTGCCACGGCGCGGCCGACCGCCGCGTGA
- a CDS encoding flavin reductase family protein: MSHHPDPAGFRAAASRFSTGVTVVTSRSADGAPAGMTANSFTTVSMQPPTVLVSLKRGRTWQAVTESRRYAVNVLGADDVAICRHFAGAPLSQGAPSLIDCEGFFLLPQAIAQFGCEVVSAIEIADHTLFIGEVRWCRHQDGLPLAFYASRFRNGLGAEILPSDALAYPAEGWTI, translated from the coding sequence ATGAGCCATCATCCGGACCCCGCCGGTTTTCGCGCGGCGGCGTCGCGGTTCTCCACCGGGGTCACCGTCGTGACCAGCAGATCCGCCGATGGCGCGCCGGCTGGCATGACCGCGAACAGCTTCACCACGGTCTCGATGCAGCCGCCAACCGTCCTGGTCTCGCTGAAGCGCGGCCGGACGTGGCAGGCGGTGACCGAGTCCCGCCGCTACGCGGTCAATGTGCTGGGCGCGGACGACGTCGCAATCTGCCGGCATTTCGCCGGGGCGCCGCTGTCGCAAGGCGCACCATCATTGATTGACTGCGAGGGCTTCTTCCTGCTGCCGCAGGCGATCGCGCAGTTCGGCTGCGAGGTCGTCAGCGCCATCGAGATCGCCGACCACACGCTGTTCATCGGCGAGGTGCGCTGGTGCCGGCACCAGGACGGCCTGCCCCTCGCCTTCTACGCGAGCCGCTTCCGCAACGGATTGGGCGCCGAGATTTTGCCGAGCGACGCGCTGGCCTATCCTGCCGAGGGCTGGACGATCTGA
- a CDS encoding LysR family transcriptional regulator, whose amino-acid sequence MDRIDALQTFIRVMEAGSFTQAAADLGLGQPAITKRIALLEEQFGCRLFVRTTRKLRPTAEADRVLKLAKDIVTLFESAGVPAPRRAGAPSGTLRMTVPTSFGRYFFSDIFAEYGRRYPGVRLDIRFTEQFVDLVETGTELAIRIGVLSSSSLVARRVGTVKRLLVAAPTLLARHRQPRLPNDLRQLPCVTYSRLSPKNEWSFESETGRHVVGITPSLTCDDADIMTLAALEGLGVAVLPDWCAVGHIASGKLIHLLPDYDVPSLPLHVVYPDPQWMSHRARLFRDLIIERADVFAIAAPQ is encoded by the coding sequence ATGGACCGGATCGACGCGCTGCAGACCTTCATCCGCGTCATGGAGGCCGGCAGCTTCACCCAGGCCGCGGCCGATCTCGGCTTGGGACAGCCGGCGATCACCAAGCGGATCGCGCTATTGGAGGAGCAGTTCGGCTGCCGGCTGTTCGTCCGCACCACGCGTAAGCTGCGTCCGACCGCGGAGGCCGATCGGGTCCTGAAGCTCGCCAAGGACATCGTCACCCTGTTCGAGAGCGCGGGTGTGCCGGCGCCGCGCCGGGCCGGCGCTCCCTCGGGCACCCTGCGAATGACGGTGCCGACCTCGTTCGGCCGCTATTTCTTCAGCGACATCTTTGCCGAGTACGGCCGCCGCTATCCCGGGGTGCGGCTCGACATCCGGTTCACCGAGCAGTTCGTCGACCTCGTCGAGACCGGAACGGAACTCGCCATCCGCATCGGCGTGCTCAGCTCTAGCTCGCTGGTGGCGCGACGTGTCGGCACCGTGAAGCGACTGCTGGTCGCGGCGCCCACGCTGCTCGCCCGGCACCGTCAGCCGCGACTGCCCAACGATCTGCGTCAGCTGCCGTGCGTGACCTATTCGCGGCTGTCGCCGAAGAACGAGTGGAGCTTCGAGTCCGAGACCGGCCGTCACGTCGTCGGCATCACGCCATCGCTGACCTGCGACGATGCCGACATCATGACCCTGGCCGCGCTCGAGGGTCTGGGCGTCGCCGTGCTGCCCGACTGGTGCGCGGTCGGCCACATCGCGTCGGGCAAGCTGATCCATCTGCTGCCCGACTACGACGTGCCGTCGCTGCCGCTCCACGTCGTCTATCCCGACCCGCAATGGATGTCGCACCGCGCCCGCCTGTTCCGCGACCTGATCATCGAGCGCGCCGACGTGTTCGCGATCGCCGCGCCGCAATGA
- a CDS encoding metallophosphoesterase family protein, with translation MRLAVISDVHGNLPALEAVLADIETRSVDATVNLGDCVTSPLWPRETFELLQSLALPTVRGNHDRWIEEWPEEKLSPAGRFARAALTVEQRRRLHALPARVALEQGILAVHGTPDDDSTCLLEEMLDDGRYVPARRDVLTTRLVNLDGAALVLCGHSHRQAVVQVPRGPMVVNPGSVGCPVFGDIPVAAQLEYRSPHARYAVLTERRGHWQAELLALTYDWDRAAARAMENGFPHWACAYASGAVI, from the coding sequence ATGAGGCTGGCCGTGATTTCCGACGTGCATGGCAATCTGCCCGCTTTGGAGGCCGTGCTCGCCGACATCGAAACGCGCAGCGTCGATGCCACGGTCAATCTCGGCGACTGCGTGACCAGCCCGCTATGGCCGCGCGAAACCTTCGAGCTGCTGCAGTCGCTGGCGCTGCCGACGGTGCGCGGCAATCACGACCGCTGGATCGAGGAATGGCCCGAAGAGAAGCTGTCGCCGGCAGGGCGCTTTGCGCGCGCGGCGCTCACCGTCGAGCAGCGCCGTCGGTTGCATGCGCTTCCCGCGCGAGTCGCGCTGGAGCAGGGCATCCTCGCGGTTCACGGCACACCCGACGACGACAGCACCTGCCTTCTGGAAGAGATGCTCGACGACGGCCGCTACGTCCCAGCGCGCCGCGACGTGCTGACCACACGTCTCGTCAACCTGGATGGCGCCGCGCTCGTGCTGTGCGGGCACAGCCATCGGCAGGCGGTGGTGCAGGTGCCCCGCGGACCCATGGTCGTCAATCCCGGCAGTGTCGGCTGCCCGGTGTTCGGCGACATCCCGGTCGCGGCCCAGCTCGAATATCGCTCGCCACACGCGCGCTATGCCGTGCTGACGGAGCGGCGGGGGCATTGGCAGGCGGAGCTGCTGGCGCTGACCTACGACTGGGATCGCGCAGCCGCGCGCGCGATGGAGAACGGCTTTCCGCACTGGGCCTGCGCCTACGCATCGGGTGCCGTGATCTGA
- the xth gene encoding exodeoxyribonuclease III, whose translation MRIATWNVNSVRQRIEHLVTWLKECSPDIVCLQEIKCTDDAFPRLEIEALGYNVVTHGQKTFNGVALLSKLPFDETRSGLAGDAEDVHARFIEGVVSLKSGVVRIACLYLPNGNPANTDKYPYKLKWMSRLRDYTRERLKTEEPLILAGDFNVIPQAADVSNPEAWVEDALFRPETRESFQALLGLGLTDALRAVTDAPGQYTFWDYQAGAWQKNMGIRIDHLLLSPQASDRLVEVGIDSYVRAWEKPSDHVPVWADFDLETA comes from the coding sequence ATGCGCATCGCCACCTGGAACGTCAATTCGGTCCGGCAACGGATCGAGCACCTCGTGACCTGGCTCAAGGAGTGCTCGCCGGACATTGTCTGCCTGCAGGAGATCAAGTGCACGGACGACGCGTTTCCGCGGCTGGAGATCGAGGCGCTCGGCTACAACGTCGTCACCCACGGCCAGAAGACCTTCAACGGCGTCGCGCTGCTGTCGAAGCTGCCGTTCGACGAGACCCGGTCGGGACTCGCTGGCGATGCCGAGGACGTGCATGCGCGGTTCATCGAGGGGGTGGTCAGTCTCAAGAGCGGCGTGGTCCGCATCGCCTGCCTCTATCTGCCCAACGGCAACCCCGCGAACACCGATAAATATCCCTACAAGCTCAAATGGATGTCGCGGCTTCGTGACTACACGCGTGAACGGCTGAAGACCGAGGAGCCGCTGATCCTGGCGGGCGACTTCAACGTCATTCCGCAGGCCGCCGACGTCTCAAATCCCGAAGCCTGGGTCGAGGATGCGCTGTTCCGCCCGGAGACCCGGGAGAGCTTCCAGGCACTGCTGGGCCTCGGCCTCACCGACGCGCTGCGCGCGGTAACGGATGCACCCGGGCAATACACGTTCTGGGACTATCAGGCCGGGGCCTGGCAGAAGAATATGGGAATCCGCATCGATCACCTGCTGCTGTCGCCGCAAGCCTCCGACCGGCTGGTCGAGGTCGGCATCGACAGCTATGTGAGAGCCTGGGAGAAGCCGTCGGATCACGTGCCGGTGTGGGCCGATTTCGATCTCGAGACGGCGTGA
- the ureC gene encoding urease subunit alpha, with translation MATLTRRAYAELYGPTKGDLVRLADTSLLAEIEHDYTTYGHELLVGAGKNLRDGEAIAGHRTSSHKILDVVIKNATIIDAVAGIVKADIGIRDGRIVGIGKAGNPDVMPDVHPDMVVGHTTAPIAGGPFIVTAGAIESHAHLISPEQSDHALAGGTTTLVGNGSGPVFDVGSGSGPNFGHFLKSIEFSPLNYALFGRGGSNLEAVEEAVAAGGMSVKIHEDFGAAPDVIDKSLIAADRNDFAVHLHTDSINEYGFCEDTMAAVDGRTIHMYHVEGAGGGHAPDLLKVVSWDNVIPSSTNPTNPYTSYGMEEGVPMTMICHQLNYNAPEDVMFGEARVRAQSMAAEDFLHDMGAISIFGTDTQGMGRLAENVAKCWQLASVMKDRIGRLPEEATARADNERIKRYVAKLTINPAIAVGIDHVVGSIEVGKMADLVLWPRASFGLKPYMVIKDGFPVWAAMGDGNGSLGLSEPMIQKRMWGALGAAPQRLGVNFMSKLAVEADIRRKLGLGRETVQIRNVRRLRKTDMVRNAAMPQVEVDPQTFEVRADGKLLICPPATTVPLARRFMLR, from the coding sequence ATGGCCACGCTGACCCGCCGCGCCTATGCCGAGCTCTATGGCCCGACCAAGGGCGATCTGGTTCGGCTCGCCGACACCAGCCTGCTCGCCGAGATCGAGCACGACTACACGACCTATGGTCATGAGCTCCTGGTCGGCGCCGGCAAGAATCTGCGCGATGGCGAAGCCATCGCCGGCCATCGCACGTCGTCCCACAAGATTCTCGACGTCGTCATCAAGAACGCCACCATCATCGATGCCGTCGCCGGCATCGTGAAGGCCGACATCGGCATCCGCGACGGCCGCATCGTCGGTATCGGCAAGGCCGGCAATCCCGACGTGATGCCGGATGTGCACCCGGACATGGTGGTGGGTCACACCACCGCACCGATCGCCGGCGGCCCGTTCATCGTCACCGCGGGCGCGATCGAGAGCCACGCGCATCTGATCTCGCCCGAGCAGTCCGATCATGCGCTGGCCGGCGGCACCACGACCCTGGTCGGCAACGGCTCCGGGCCGGTGTTCGACGTCGGCAGCGGCTCCGGGCCGAACTTCGGTCACTTCCTCAAATCCATCGAGTTCTCTCCGCTGAACTACGCGCTGTTCGGGCGCGGCGGCTCCAACCTCGAAGCGGTTGAGGAGGCCGTCGCCGCCGGCGGCATGTCGGTCAAGATCCACGAGGATTTCGGCGCCGCGCCTGATGTCATCGACAAGAGCCTGATCGCCGCCGATCGCAACGATTTCGCTGTCCACCTCCACACCGACTCGATCAACGAATACGGCTTCTGCGAGGATACGATGGCCGCGGTCGATGGCCGCACCATCCACATGTATCACGTCGAAGGCGCCGGCGGCGGCCATGCGCCCGACCTGCTCAAGGTCGTGTCGTGGGACAACGTGATCCCGTCCTCGACCAACCCGACCAATCCCTATACTTCGTATGGAATGGAAGAGGGCGTGCCGATGACGATGATCTGTCATCAGCTCAACTACAACGCGCCCGAGGACGTCATGTTCGGCGAGGCGCGGGTGCGGGCGCAATCGATGGCCGCCGAGGACTTCCTCCACGACATGGGCGCGATCTCGATCTTCGGCACCGACACGCAAGGGATGGGCCGGCTCGCCGAGAACGTCGCCAAATGCTGGCAGCTTGCCAGCGTGATGAAGGACCGCATCGGCCGGCTGCCGGAGGAGGCGACCGCGCGCGCCGACAATGAGCGCATCAAGCGCTACGTCGCCAAGCTGACGATCAATCCCGCGATCGCGGTCGGCATCGACCATGTCGTCGGCTCCATCGAGGTCGGCAAGATGGCTGATCTGGTGCTGTGGCCACGCGCCTCGTTCGGCCTCAAGCCCTACATGGTGATCAAGGACGGCTTCCCGGTGTGGGCCGCGATGGGCGACGGCAATGGCAGCCTCGGGCTGTCGGAGCCGATGATCCAGAAGCGGATGTGGGGCGCGCTCGGCGCCGCCCCGCAGCGGCTCGGCGTCAACTTCATGTCCAAGCTCGCGGTCGAAGCCGACATCCGCCGCAAGCTCGGGCTGGGACGCGAGACCGTGCAGATCAGGAACGTCCGTCGCTTGCGCAAGACCGACATGGTGCGCAACGCGGCCATGCCGCAGGTCGAGGTCGATCCACAAACCTTCGAGGTCCGTGCCGACGGCAAGCTCCTGATATGTCCGCCGGCCACCACCGTCCCGCTCGCCCGGAGGTTCATGCTGCGATGA
- the ureE gene encoding urease accessory protein UreE has translation MLRLHGIMGRADDRAYARQLHALEHRGGIELLFVPPEDAGRKRFRLTTDRGTDCAVSLDRDEELIDGALLHLDSDRAIIARFGEPQVWRLRARDEASALKLGWHAGNLHWRVRFEGDCLVVLLDAPLATYRARIRPLLDAGEVVERDHV, from the coding sequence ATGCTCCGTCTGCACGGCATCATGGGACGCGCCGACGACAGGGCTTATGCCCGGCAGCTCCACGCGCTCGAGCACCGCGGTGGCATCGAGCTGTTGTTCGTGCCGCCGGAGGACGCCGGCCGCAAGCGGTTCCGCCTGACCACCGATCGTGGCACCGACTGTGCCGTCAGCCTCGACCGCGACGAAGAGCTGATCGACGGCGCGCTGCTCCATCTCGACTCCGATCGCGCCATCATCGCCCGGTTCGGCGAGCCGCAGGTCTGGCGCCTGCGCGCGCGCGACGAAGCGAGCGCGCTCAAGCTCGGCTGGCACGCCGGCAATCTGCATTGGCGCGTGCGCTTCGAAGGCGACTGCCTGGTGGTGCTGCTCGATGCGCCGCTCGCGACCTATCGTGCGCGTATTCGGCCGCTGCTCGACGCCGGCGAGGTGGTGGAGCGCGACCATGTTTGA
- the styA gene encoding styrene monooxygenase subunit StyA, which produces MEKSIGIVGAGIGGLHLALYLQQHGIKPTVLTDRAPEQYAATRLMNTVAHHGVTVARENELGVNHWDDPDVVYHHHDHFFNFPGSPLLFRGAFKQPSRAVDYRIYLPALMKDFEDRGGAIEYASIQDDDVPALVARFDLLVVSTGKGALGRMFNHRPELSPYNQPQRLLCVGLYDGVDHGSPDGGDPRGVTLSVSPGHGEMIVIPTLTFGGMKTALLMENIPGGDMADLVSLNYDADPAAFRQTLLDKLETHHPHTYNRIDINRFDLVQPLDLLQGAVVPTVRRSSVSFDDGKLAVALGDVHSVVDPLMGQGANMASYAAFELGKAITEAVAFDDRFVETVDRARENRVLAAARWTNLMLQPPSEAMGRLIFTMAGNRELCDEFTDNFNYPERQWDRLASDRRIHAWIDDRTRLAA; this is translated from the coding sequence ATGGAGAAGTCGATTGGCATCGTCGGGGCCGGCATCGGCGGGCTGCATCTGGCGCTCTATCTGCAGCAGCACGGCATCAAGCCGACCGTCCTGACCGACCGCGCCCCCGAGCAGTATGCAGCAACGCGGCTGATGAACACGGTGGCGCACCACGGCGTCACGGTCGCCCGCGAGAACGAGCTGGGCGTGAACCATTGGGACGATCCTGACGTCGTCTATCATCACCATGATCACTTCTTCAATTTCCCGGGCAGCCCCCTGCTGTTCCGCGGCGCGTTCAAGCAGCCGAGCCGCGCGGTCGACTATCGGATCTATTTGCCGGCGCTGATGAAGGATTTCGAGGATCGCGGCGGCGCGATCGAATATGCCAGCATTCAGGACGACGACGTTCCGGCGCTGGTCGCGCGCTTCGATCTGCTGGTGGTGTCGACCGGCAAGGGCGCGCTCGGCCGTATGTTCAATCACCGGCCCGAGCTGTCACCCTACAATCAGCCGCAGCGCCTGCTCTGCGTCGGCCTCTATGACGGCGTCGATCACGGCAGTCCGGATGGCGGCGACCCGCGCGGCGTCACGCTGTCGGTCTCGCCGGGGCATGGCGAGATGATCGTGATCCCGACCCTGACGTTCGGCGGCATGAAGACCGCGCTCTTGATGGAGAATATTCCCGGCGGCGACATGGCTGATCTGGTGTCGCTCAACTACGACGCCGATCCGGCGGCCTTCCGGCAGACGCTGCTCGACAAGCTCGAGACGCACCATCCGCACACCTACAATCGCATCGATATCAACCGCTTCGACCTGGTGCAGCCGCTCGACCTGCTGCAGGGCGCGGTCGTGCCGACGGTGCGGCGCTCCTCGGTCAGCTTCGATGACGGCAAGCTCGCCGTCGCGCTGGGTGACGTGCACTCGGTGGTCGATCCGCTGATGGGCCAGGGCGCCAACATGGCGTCCTATGCCGCATTCGAACTCGGCAAGGCGATCACCGAGGCGGTGGCGTTCGACGACCGCTTCGTCGAGACGGTCGATCGCGCGCGCGAGAACCGGGTGCTCGCCGCCGCGCGCTGGACCAACCTGATGCTGCAGCCGCCGTCCGAGGCGATGGGCCGGCTGATCTTCACCATGGCTGGGAATCGCGAGCTTTGCGACGAGTTCACCGACAACTTCAACTATCCGGAACGGCAGTGGGACCGGCTGGCGAGCGACCGGCGCATTCATGCCTGGATCGACGACAGGACCAGGCTCGCAGCCTGA
- a CDS encoding putative quinol monooxygenase, with protein sequence MITITAVIRAKAGHEATMRDALVAVAAHVAESEPETIGFFISQSETEPALFTTYERFADKAAMDRHNGSAAVATFFGIAKPILDGEVILVTSQEVSATLR encoded by the coding sequence ATGATCACGATCACCGCGGTCATCAGGGCCAAGGCGGGACATGAGGCCACGATGCGCGACGCTCTCGTCGCCGTCGCGGCCCATGTTGCGGAGAGCGAGCCGGAGACGATCGGGTTCTTCATCTCGCAGAGCGAGACCGAGCCCGCTCTGTTCACCACCTACGAGCGCTTCGCCGACAAGGCCGCGATGGACCGCCACAACGGCTCCGCCGCGGTGGCGACCTTCTTCGGCATCGCCAAGCCGATCCTCGACGGCGAGGTCATCCTTGTGACCTCGCAGGAGGTGTCGGCGACGTTGCGGTAG
- the ureB gene encoding urease subunit beta, with translation MMNLSPTEMDRLVIFNAAQMARRNRSLGIKLSHPEAVAYITDEVMTAARRNLPYADIRDMAGRLLTSDDVEPGVAQMIPMLYVELMFAEGTKVMALFEPIQPAEGAAPDDIVPGEIIAGGADIEMFTELPFVTLDVVNTGDRDIQVRSHTHFFEINRALLFDRAAAWGMKIDRPAGLGIRFEPGVTKSVRLVPITGDRIVRGQAGLVNGPLDAAGARDEALKLAQSRGYLGA, from the coding sequence ATGATGAACCTGTCGCCGACCGAGATGGATCGTCTCGTGATCTTCAACGCCGCGCAGATGGCGCGGCGCAACCGCTCGCTCGGCATCAAGCTCAGCCATCCCGAGGCCGTCGCCTACATCACTGACGAAGTGATGACTGCGGCGCGCCGCAATCTGCCCTATGCCGATATCCGCGACATGGCGGGCCGGCTGCTGACATCAGATGACGTCGAGCCTGGCGTCGCCCAGATGATCCCGATGCTCTATGTCGAGCTGATGTTCGCCGAGGGCACCAAGGTGATGGCGCTGTTCGAGCCGATCCAGCCGGCCGAAGGTGCTGCGCCCGATGACATCGTGCCCGGCGAGATCATCGCCGGCGGTGCCGACATCGAGATGTTCACCGAGCTGCCGTTCGTCACACTCGACGTCGTCAACACCGGAGATCGCGACATCCAGGTGCGCAGCCACACCCATTTCTTCGAGATCAATCGTGCGTTGTTGTTCGACCGCGCCGCCGCCTGGGGCATGAAGATCGACCGTCCCGCGGGCCTCGGCATCCGTTTCGAGCCGGGGGTTACGAAGTCGGTACGGCTGGTGCCGATCACGGGCGACCGCATCGTGCGCGGCCAGGCCGGGCTCGTCAACGGCCCGCTCGATGCGGCCGGCGCGCGCGACGAGGCGCTGAAGCTGGCGCAGTCGCGCGGCTATCTGGGAGCTTAG